A single Desulfobaculum xiamenense DNA region contains:
- a CDS encoding SDR family oxidoreductase, translated as MPSATHHSSPSPSARRVAVIGASGYVGGRLVPLLLDAGHTVRAVVRSPRKLSCRPWSTHPRLETAAADVRDLESLTAALADVEVAYYLVHSMRPGQRNFARADHEAARVMAEAAARCGVSRIIYLGGLGDEDDPTLSRHLRSRMETGRVLAEGPVPVTCLRAAMILGSGSASFEIMRYLVDRLPVMVTPRWVRTKCQPIAISDVLGYLVGCLDVPQTAGRTFDIGGPDILNYEEIFALYAEEAGLRRRTVVPVPVFTPALSSWWIHLVTPVPASLARPLAEGLRNEVVCRENDIRALVPRELLSVREAIRRALDRVRQGNVETCWADAGETRPPEWLACGDAPYAGGTVFECNHRVALGCAPAEVWRTVRGIGGAHGWYHADVLWWLRGLADRLIGGVGLRRGRRDPDDLHPGDALDFWRVLVVEPERRLQLLAEMKLPGEAILQFSLTPLPDGGTELSQIARFLPRGLWGMAYWYALAPVHGWLFKGMLRGMARATACPLRGDVTAFEHSGDMCILPSEPTPPQRGTES; from the coding sequence ATGCCTAGTGCCACCCATCATTCCTCCCCGTCGCCGTCCGCGCGGCGTGTGGCCGTCATCGGGGCCAGTGGCTATGTGGGTGGACGGCTGGTGCCGCTGCTGCTCGACGCGGGGCACACGGTACGCGCGGTGGTGCGCTCGCCGCGCAAGCTGTCGTGCCGACCATGGAGCACGCATCCGCGCCTCGAAACGGCGGCGGCAGACGTGCGTGACCTCGAATCGCTCACCGCTGCCCTCGCCGATGTGGAGGTGGCCTACTACCTCGTGCATTCCATGCGCCCCGGCCAGCGCAATTTCGCCCGCGCCGACCACGAGGCGGCACGCGTCATGGCCGAGGCCGCCGCGCGCTGCGGGGTGTCGCGCATCATCTACCTCGGCGGGCTGGGCGACGAGGACGATCCCACCCTGTCGCGGCATCTGCGTTCGCGCATGGAGACCGGGCGGGTGCTGGCCGAGGGGCCGGTGCCCGTGACCTGCCTGCGTGCGGCCATGATCCTTGGCTCTGGCAGCGCGTCCTTCGAGATCATGCGCTATCTTGTGGACCGGCTGCCCGTCATGGTCACGCCGCGTTGGGTGCGCACGAAGTGCCAGCCCATCGCCATAAGCGACGTGCTGGGCTATCTGGTCGGTTGTCTCGACGTGCCGCAGACGGCGGGGCGGACCTTCGACATCGGCGGGCCGGACATCCTGAACTACGAGGAAATATTCGCCCTCTACGCCGAGGAGGCCGGGCTACGTCGGCGCACTGTCGTGCCCGTGCCGGTGTTCACCCCTGCGCTGTCGTCGTGGTGGATACACCTTGTCACGCCGGTGCCCGCCAGCCTCGCCAGACCGCTGGCCGAGGGGCTACGCAACGAGGTCGTTTGCCGCGAGAATGACATCCGCGCCCTCGTTCCGCGAGAGCTTCTGTCCGTGCGCGAGGCCATCCGCCGCGCGCTGGACCGTGTGCGGCAGGGGAACGTGGAAACCTGCTGGGCGGACGCCGGAGAGACGCGCCCGCCGGAGTGGCTGGCCTGCGGCGACGCGCCCTACGCCGGGGGCACGGTGTTCGAATGCAACCACCGGGTGGCGCTCGGCTGCGCCCCGGCCGAGGTCTGGCGCACCGTGCGCGGTATAGGCGGTGCGCACGGCTGGTATCATGCCGACGTTCTGTGGTGGCTGCGGGGGCTTGCGGACCGGCTTATCGGCGGGGTAGGCCTTCGCCGGGGCCGTCGCGATCCGGACGATCTTCACCCCGGCGACGCGCTGGACTTCTGGCGCGTTCTCGTGGTCGAACCCGAACGCCGCCTGCAACTGCTGGCGGAAATGAAGCTGCCGGGCGAGGCCATTCTCCAGTTTTCGTTGACGCCCCTGCCCGACGGCGGCACGGAGCTTTCGCAGATAGCCCGTTTCCTGCCGCGCGGCCTGTGGGGCATGGCCTACTGGTACGCGCTGGCCCCCGTGCATGGCTGGCTGTTCAAGGGCATGCTGCGCGGCATGGCCCGGGCGACCGCCTGCCCTTTGCGCGGGGACGTCACCGCCTTCGAACATTCCGGGGATATGTGTATACTGCCGTCAGAGCCCACGCCCCCGCAGAGAGGAACCGAATCGTGA
- a CDS encoding NAD(P)/FAD-dependent oxidoreductase → MGGHLVLAGGGHAHVAVIARLAEFIGRGHRVTVVSPAPEHHYSGMGPGMLGGFYTPRDISFPVEAMTRASGGQFVRGYVVRVDAPARRVLLDDGSHLDYDVLSLNVGSEVPAPGATQGPQPGVYPVKPIANLLAARDDILSRLEVGPAEVLVVGGGPAALEVAGNLWACARRFASHAQGRMPRIRVLAGRHFLPRLPARVRRMARASLEGRGIAIVEHGYATDISTGHVTLENHEVFEADVIMTALGVRPPRFIADSGLPVGPDGGLRVDRFLRSERYPNILGGGDCIHFAERPLDKVGVYAVRQHGVLPHNILAALEDSPPKAFEPGGRYLLVYNLGDGTGIFRKGPLVFGGTLAWWLKDRIDRRFMRRFLPKD, encoded by the coding sequence ATGGGCGGACATCTCGTTCTCGCTGGCGGCGGACACGCGCATGTGGCCGTCATCGCCCGGCTCGCCGAATTCATCGGCCGCGGACACAGGGTCACTGTGGTCAGTCCGGCTCCGGAACATCACTATTCCGGCATGGGACCGGGCATGCTCGGCGGGTTCTATACGCCGCGGGACATCTCCTTCCCCGTGGAAGCCATGACCCGCGCGAGCGGCGGGCAGTTCGTCCGTGGGTACGTCGTGCGCGTGGACGCCCCGGCCCGGCGCGTCCTTCTCGACGACGGCAGCCACCTCGACTACGACGTCCTCTCCCTCAACGTGGGGAGCGAGGTCCCCGCTCCCGGAGCCACCCAAGGCCCGCAGCCGGGCGTGTATCCGGTCAAGCCCATCGCCAACCTCCTCGCCGCGCGCGATGACATCCTGTCCCGCCTCGAAGTCGGCCCGGCCGAGGTGCTCGTGGTCGGCGGCGGCCCCGCCGCGCTGGAGGTGGCCGGAAACCTCTGGGCCTGCGCGCGGCGCTTCGCATCACACGCGCAGGGGCGCATGCCGCGTATCCGCGTTCTGGCCGGGCGACACTTCCTGCCCCGCCTGCCCGCCCGCGTCCGGCGCATGGCCCGTGCGTCCCTCGAAGGTCGAGGCATCGCCATCGTCGAACACGGCTACGCCACGGACATCAGCACCGGGCACGTGACACTCGAAAACCACGAGGTCTTCGAGGCCGACGTCATCATGACCGCCCTCGGCGTGCGTCCCCCGCGCTTCATCGCGGATTCCGGCCTCCCCGTGGGGCCAGACGGCGGCCTGCGGGTGGACCGCTTCCTGCGCAGCGAGCGCTACCCGAACATCCTCGGCGGCGGGGACTGCATCCATTTCGCCGAACGTCCGCTAGACAAGGTCGGCGTCTACGCCGTGCGTCAACACGGGGTATTGCCACACAATATTCTCGCCGCGCTGGAGGATTCGCCGCCCAAAGCTTTCGAGCCCGGCGGGCGCTATCTGCTCGTGTACAATCTCGGAGACGGAACGGGCATCTTCCGCAAGGGTCCGCTCGTCTTCGGCGGAACGCTGGCATGGTGGCTGAAAGACCGCATCGATAGACGCTTCATGCGCAGGTTTCTACCGAAGGACTGA
- the tpx gene encoding thiol peroxidase: MADRTGIITLHGNGLTLAGTPVQVGQKAPNFTVLDTALAPKTLADYAGRVLIISSVPSLDTPVCDMETRRFNTEAANLGDVTILTISTDLPFAQKRWCGAAGVDKVVTLSDHRDLSFGMAYGLVIRELRLLARAVLVVDPKGVIAYQQIVGEVSQEPDYAAALTAARAAL; this comes from the coding sequence ATGGCAGACAGGACCGGCATCATCACCCTGCATGGCAATGGCCTCACGCTGGCCGGAACACCCGTGCAGGTGGGCCAGAAGGCCCCGAACTTCACCGTGCTCGACACCGCCCTCGCCCCGAAGACCCTCGCAGACTACGCAGGGCGCGTGCTCATCATTTCAAGCGTCCCCTCGCTGGACACCCCGGTCTGCGACATGGAAACCCGCCGCTTCAACACCGAGGCCGCAAACCTCGGCGACGTCACCATCCTCACCATCTCCACGGACCTGCCCTTCGCCCAGAAACGCTGGTGCGGCGCGGCAGGCGTGGACAAGGTCGTCACCCTCTCCGACCACCGGGACCTCTCCTTCGGCATGGCCTACGGCCTCGTCATCCGCGAACTGCGACTGCTGGCGCGCGCCGTGCTGGTGGTGGACCCAAAGGGCGTCATCGCCTACCAGCAAATCGTCGGCGAGGTCTCGCAGGAACCGGACTACGCCGCAGCCCTCACCGCAGCACGCGCCGCGCTCTGA
- a CDS encoding deoxyribodipyrimidine photo-lyase, which translates to MNIVNPGRVRRVTDGVGGHGPVVYWMSRDQRARDNWALLHARERAQARSVPVVVAFCLSQTFLGATLRQYDFMLRGLRETAGRLRALNIPFALLHGAAPEVLPSFLHDLRASELVTDFDPLRVKRGWLREVAAAAGMPVHEVDAHNVVPARLVSERQEYAARTIRPKIHRLLSEFLEPFPELSQVSNVTVPYIAEPDFEEALRWIRVDATVAPVALPAGEDAAEARLLAFIAEGLSSYAEGHSDPNVDGTSGLSPYLHFGQLAPQRAALAAAQARHGGEGREAFLEQLVVRRELTDNFCLYNDDYDALSGAPAWALATLDAHRADPRPHVYTREQFEAARTHSPLWNAAQHELVTSGTMHNYMRMYWAKKILEWSATPEDALATALHLNDRYQLDGRDPNGYVGVIWSIAGVHDRPWKERPVFGSIRYMNSNGCRRKFDVEAYIRARSAAPRQLTLV; encoded by the coding sequence GTGAACATCGTCAATCCGGGCCGTGTCCGCCGCGTCACCGACGGCGTGGGCGGTCACGGTCCCGTGGTCTACTGGATGAGCCGAGATCAGCGCGCCCGCGACAACTGGGCGCTGCTCCATGCCCGCGAGCGTGCGCAGGCCCGGAGCGTGCCCGTGGTGGTCGCCTTTTGCCTGTCGCAGACCTTTCTCGGCGCGACATTGCGCCAATACGACTTCATGCTGCGCGGCCTGCGGGAAACGGCAGGCCGACTGCGCGCGCTGAACATTCCCTTCGCTCTGCTGCATGGTGCCGCGCCGGAGGTGTTGCCGTCGTTTCTGCACGACCTGCGGGCCTCGGAACTGGTCACCGATTTCGACCCCCTGCGCGTGAAGCGCGGGTGGCTGCGCGAGGTGGCCGCCGCCGCAGGCATGCCCGTACACGAGGTGGACGCCCACAACGTGGTGCCCGCCCGGCTCGTCTCGGAGCGGCAGGAGTACGCCGCCCGCACCATCCGGCCCAAGATCCACCGCCTGCTGTCGGAATTCCTCGAACCGTTTCCGGAGCTTTCGCAGGTCTCGAACGTCACTGTGCCGTACATCGCGGAACCGGATTTCGAAGAGGCGCTGCGCTGGATACGCGTTGACGCCACGGTCGCCCCCGTGGCCCTTCCCGCAGGCGAGGACGCGGCAGAGGCGAGGCTATTGGCTTTCATTGCCGAGGGCCTTTCCTCCTACGCCGAGGGCCATTCCGATCCCAACGTGGACGGCACCTCGGGCCTGTCGCCGTATCTCCACTTCGGTCAACTGGCACCCCAGCGTGCCGCGCTTGCCGCCGCGCAGGCTCGGCACGGCGGCGAGGGCCGGGAGGCCTTCCTCGAACAGCTCGTGGTGCGCCGCGAACTGACGGACAACTTCTGTCTGTATAACGACGACTACGATGCGCTTTCCGGCGCTCCGGCGTGGGCGCTGGCCACCCTCGACGCCCACCGCGCCGACCCCCGCCCCCACGTCTACACGCGAGAGCAGTTCGAGGCCGCGCGGACCCACAGTCCGCTGTGGAACGCCGCCCAGCACGAACTCGTGACTTCGGGCACCATGCACAACTACATGCGCATGTACTGGGCCAAGAAGATTCTCGAATGGTCGGCTACACCCGAGGACGCGCTGGCCACGGCGCTCCACCTCAACGACCGCTACCAGCTCGATGGGCGCGACCCCAACGGATACGTGGGCGTCATATGGTCCATCGCCGGTGTGCACGACCGTCCATGGAAGGAACGCCCCGTGTTCGGCTCCATCCGCTACATGAATAGCAACGGCTGTCGCCGCAAGTTCGACGTCGAGGCCTACATCCGCGCCCGCTCCGCCGCGCCGCGCCAATTGACGCTGGTGTGA
- a CDS encoding YbgA family protein → MRLANNDMDCAKGGPRPLRIGIARCLLGDAVRYDGSGKLDRYLRDVLGTFVEFVPVCPEVECGMGTPREAVRLVGDLETPRLVGRKTGEDWTRRMREWGEARLAELEREDLCGYVFKARSPSSGMARVKVYPEGGGQPRYDGVGMWARMVMERFPLLPFEDEGRLNDMGIRENFVTRIFVMRRWRDLLAAGLTTGRLVDFHTRHKMLILAHNQAAYREMGRLVAQAADMDPEALACEYLTLLSRALSRRATVKSHTNVLMHAAGYFRRQLSADERAELSELIETYRRGLVPRIAPLTLLNHYVRKYDESYLGGQIYLHPHPVELRLLFHA, encoded by the coding sequence ATGCGTTTGGCGAACAATGACATGGACTGCGCCAAGGGCGGGCCGCGTCCGCTGCGCATCGGCATTGCACGCTGCCTGCTTGGCGACGCCGTGCGCTACGATGGCTCCGGCAAGCTCGACCGCTACCTGCGCGACGTGCTTGGGACCTTTGTGGAGTTCGTGCCCGTGTGCCCCGAGGTGGAGTGCGGCATGGGGACCCCGCGCGAGGCCGTGCGGCTGGTGGGCGATTTGGAGACCCCGCGCCTCGTGGGACGCAAGACCGGCGAGGACTGGACGCGGCGCATGCGCGAGTGGGGCGAGGCGAGGCTTGCCGAACTGGAGCGCGAGGACCTGTGCGGCTACGTGTTCAAGGCGCGTTCGCCGTCGAGCGGCATGGCGCGCGTGAAGGTCTACCCCGAGGGCGGCGGTCAGCCGCGCTACGACGGTGTGGGCATGTGGGCGCGCATGGTCATGGAGCGCTTTCCGCTCCTGCCCTTCGAGGACGAGGGGCGGTTGAACGACATGGGCATTCGCGAGAATTTCGTCACCCGCATCTTCGTGATGCGCCGCTGGCGCGACCTTCTGGCCGCGGGGCTGACCACCGGGCGGCTGGTGGACTTCCACACCCGGCACAAGATGCTCATCCTTGCCCACAACCAGGCCGCCTACCGCGAAATGGGACGGCTGGTGGCGCAGGCCGCCGACATGGACCCCGAGGCGCTCGCCTGTGAGTACCTGACGCTCCTCTCCCGCGCATTGTCGCGGCGGGCCACGGTGAAGAGCCACACCAACGTGCTCATGCACGCGGCGGGGTACTTCCGTCGGCAGCTTTCCGCCGACGAGCGCGCCGAGCTTTCCGAGCTGATCGAAACCTATCGCCGGGGCCTTGTGCCGCGCATTGCGCCGCTCACGCTTCTCAACCACTACGTGCGCAAGTACGACGAGAGCTATCTGGGCGGACAGATCTACCTGCATCCCCACCCCGTGGAATTGAGGCTCTTGTTCCATGCCTAG
- the malQ gene encoding 4-alpha-glucanotransferase, which yields MMLRSSGILMHPTSLPSPHGIGGLGDEAYAFADFLHRTGQRVWQLLPLTPTAETSWNDPYHSVSAFAGNPLLICPSRMAAEGWLDPADVANPPAFPEDSVDFAAVTRHKFALFAKAYARFSPAAHPAYAIFREEQADWLDDYALFVALRGRYGGKPWTAWPDALRDRNPDALARARADLAEDMDFAAFLQWIFHRQWTDLRRHCHGLGIQLFGDMPIYVDHDSADLWRSPQNWKLDENLQPRAMAGVPPDYFSATGQLWESPVYDWDVLRDSGFDWWIRRILRNLDLFDMLRIDHFRGLAAYWEVPAGERTAMNGQWIEAPAEELLEALHARRAALPLVAEDLGVITPDVREIMHRFGLPGMKILLFAFGPDMARNPYIPHNIGPHSVVYTGTHDNNPTLGWFDDEADAATRERLFAYLGLRLPRTDIPWALVRMALLSHANLAIIPTQDLLCLGSEARMNRPGHLKGNWHWRMRPESLTTDIETRLAALTRISGRATPEAGRHKSDACPPPAQRCLPFDGPTG from the coding sequence ATGATGCTCCGATCGAGCGGCATTCTCATGCACCCGACGTCCCTGCCCTCGCCCCACGGCATCGGCGGGCTTGGCGACGAGGCCTACGCATTCGCGGACTTCCTGCACCGCACCGGCCAGCGCGTGTGGCAGCTTCTGCCCCTCACACCCACGGCAGAGACCTCGTGGAACGATCCCTACCACAGCGTCAGCGCCTTCGCGGGCAATCCGCTGCTCATCTGCCCCTCGCGCATGGCCGCCGAGGGCTGGCTCGACCCGGCGGACGTCGCCAATCCGCCCGCCTTTCCCGAGGACAGTGTGGACTTCGCCGCCGTCACCCGTCACAAGTTCGCCCTCTTCGCCAAGGCCTACGCCCGGTTCTCCCCAGCCGCCCACCCCGCCTACGCCATCTTCCGCGAGGAACAGGCCGACTGGCTGGACGACTACGCGCTCTTCGTGGCCTTGCGCGGGCGCTACGGTGGCAAGCCGTGGACCGCATGGCCAGACGCCCTGCGCGACCGCAACCCCGACGCGCTTGCCCGCGCACGGGCAGACCTCGCCGAGGACATGGATTTCGCCGCCTTCCTGCAATGGATCTTCCACCGCCAGTGGACGGACCTGCGCCGCCACTGCCACGGCCTCGGCATCCAGCTCTTCGGCGACATGCCCATCTACGTGGACCACGACAGCGCGGACCTCTGGCGCTCCCCGCAGAACTGGAAACTCGACGAAAATCTCCAGCCCCGCGCCATGGCGGGCGTGCCGCCGGACTACTTCAGCGCCACGGGCCAACTGTGGGAAAGCCCGGTCTACGACTGGGACGTCCTGCGCGACTCCGGCTTCGACTGGTGGATTCGCCGCATCCTGCGCAACCTCGACCTCTTCGACATGCTGCGCATCGACCACTTCCGGGGTCTTGCGGCCTACTGGGAGGTTCCGGCGGGTGAGCGCACGGCCATGAACGGACAATGGATCGAGGCCCCGGCCGAGGAACTCCTCGAAGCGCTGCACGCCCGGCGCGCCGCCCTGCCCCTCGTGGCCGAGGACCTCGGCGTCATCACCCCGGACGTGCGCGAGATCATGCATCGCTTCGGCCTGCCAGGCATGAAAATACTCCTCTTCGCCTTCGGCCCGGACATGGCGCGAAATCCCTACATCCCGCACAACATCGGCCCGCACAGCGTGGTCTACACCGGCACGCACGACAACAATCCCACGCTGGGCTGGTTTGACGACGAGGCCGACGCCGCCACCCGCGAACGGCTCTTTGCCTACCTCGGGCTGCGCCTGCCACGAACGGACATCCCATGGGCGTTGGTGCGCATGGCGCTCCTCTCCCATGCCAACCTCGCCATCATCCCCACGCAGGATCTCCTATGCCTCGGCTCCGAGGCGCGCATGAACCGCCCCGGACACCTCAAGGGCAACTGGCACTGGCGCATGCGGCCCGAAAGCCTGACCACGGACATCGAAACGCGCCTCGCCGCGCTGACGCGCATATCCGGGCGTGCAACGCCCGAGGCCGGGCGACACAAGAGCGACGCATGTCCACCGCCCGCGCAACGATGCCTCCCCTTCGACGGTCCAACGGGCTGA